TTATGCTTACTGGATAACAGTGAATTATAGAGAAGCTTACGACATTTTTTCAGTCAACGGCATTTTATTTAACCATGAAAGCCCTCTACGAGGAGAAACCTTTGTAACTCGCAAAATCACAAAAGGCATTGCCAGCATTATCAATGGCCGCCAAAAATGTATTACTCTCGGAAATCTTGATGCTAAAAGAGATTGGGGTCATGCAAAGGATTTCGTCAAAGGTATGTGGCTCATGATGCAACATAGTACCCCTGAAGACTTTGTCTTAGCAACGGGAGAAACCTATTCTGTCAGACAGTTTGTCGAAAAAGCCTTTTCTCTGGTAAACATACACATTCGTTGGCAAGGTCAAGGTATCAACGAAGAGGGCATCAACTCTAAAACAGGAGACGTGCTCGTAAAAATCGATAAAAAATACTATCGTCCCACGGAAGTTGACCTTCTTCTTGGCAACGCTGAAAAAGCTCAAAAAAAACTGGGTTGGAAACCAACCGTTACTTTTGAAGAGTTAGTAAAAGAAATGATGCACGAAGATTGTCTTGAATGCTCGTTGCAAACTTCATCGCCCAACACTCAAACATCAATGGCTTGAATATGTTTACTTTGACTCATAAAAAAGTCTGGGTTGCAGGTCATCGAGGAATGGTTGGGAAAGCCTTAGTCAAAAGCCTTACCCATGAATCTTGCGAAGTGTTAACTGTTGACAGAACACATCTAGATCTCACTTCACAAATTAAAGTTGATGAATGGATGTCAGCAAACAAACCCGACGTGGTCATTATTGCTGCTGCAAAAGTAGGCGGCATTCATGCAAATAATACGTATCCAGCACATTTTCTTTATGAGAACATGATGATTGCTTCAAATATCATCCATGCTGCCTATGTTCAAAATGTTCAAAAGCTTTTGTTTTTGGGGTCTTCATGCATCTACCCACGTCTTGCCAAACAACCCATGAACGAAAATGAACTCTTAACAGGACCTTTAGAACCTACCAACCAATGGTACGCAATCGCAAAAATCTCTGGTTTAAAAATGGCAGAAGCCTACCGATATCAATACGGTTGTGACTTCATCAGTGCAATGCCTACAAATCTTTATGGCATAGGTGATACTTATCATCTTGAAAATAGCCACGTTATACCGGCTTTAATCATGAAAATTCATGAAGCAAAGCAGAATAACGCTAAATCGGTTACTCTTTGGGGAACAGGCGACGTGTTCCGAGAATTTTTATTTGTAGATGATTTAGCTGATGCTTGTGTTCACTTACTTAAGAAATATTCGGATTTTTCTCCAGTCAACATTGGAACTGGAGAAGACATGAAAATTTCCCATCTTGCTAATATGATTGCTGACGTCATAGGGTATAAAGGACAATTTATTTATGATGATTCGAAACCAAACGGCACCCCACGCAAGTTGTTAGATGTGTCCAAAATAAAACAACTGGGTTGGCAAGCAAAAATGTCGTTAAGAGATGGTTTAAAAATAGCTTACGAGGACTATAAAGGAAGATCTTTATGAAAGTATCACCAATAATAATCGCTGGCGGTAGTGGTACACGTCTTTGGCCACTTTCCCGTTCTAATTACCCGAAGCAATTTTTGACTCTTGAAGGTGAACTCAGTCTGCTACAAAGTCTCGCAAAATCTCTTCAACATAAACTTTTTAATGCACCACTCTTAATGTGCAATGAAGATCATCGCTTTATTGTTTCTGAGCAACTTCGTTTGATTGATGTAAAACCTCAAGAAATAGTGCTTGAACCAAGTCTTCGCAACACTGCTCCAGCAATCGCTGTCGCTTGTCTTCTACAAAATGCTAAAGACAATATAGTTCTCATTCTGCCTTCCGATCATGTGATTCGCCCCTATGAGAAATTTATCGAAACAGTACAAGATTCTTTAGTGCTTGCTGAATCTGGTCATATTGTTTTGTTTGGTATTACCCCTGATCAACCTTCTCCTGATTATGGCTATATTCAAGCTAAAAATACGACTGATCTCACCACAGGTTTTAAAATTGAAAAATTTATTGAAAAGCCTACAAAAGACAATGCCGCTGAATTATTGAAACAAAAAGGAATGTTCTGGAACAGTGGTATCTTTTTAAGTAAGGCTTCCGTTCTTTTAGAAGAACTTAAAAAGTTTTCACCTAACATAGTCACTCAAACCCAAAAATCCGTAAAAGATAGCAGAAAAGATCTAGATTTTATTCGGTTAGACGCCAGTAGTTATAGCAATGCAGAATGTATTTCTATTGATTACGCAGTTATGGAAAAAAGCAACAAAACTTGCGTTGTGCCTGCTGCTTTTGAATGGTCTGATTTGGGCTCATGGAAATCACTCTATGATTTCAAAGCAAAAAACACCGAAGGGAACGTTATTAAAGGCGACGTAATCACCCATAATGTTAAAAATTCGTTTATAGAAGGTGAAGGTATCCTGGTTTCAGCCATAGGTATTGAAAATCTTGTAGTAGTAGCTTGTCCCGATTCAGTCCTAGTAGTCGATCAAGCACATACTCACCAGGTTAAAGAGATTACAACTCAACTTAAAAATAATAACCGCTCTCAAGCCGATTCACACTCTAAAGTCTATCGTCCTTGGGGTTTTTACCAAGTTACTGATATGGGTGAACGTTTTCAAGTAAAGCGTCTCATGATAAAGCCAGGCCAAGAAACTTCTATCCAAATTCACCACCATCGTTCTGAACATTGGGTTGTCGTCAACGGTGTTGCAAAAGTACTCAAAGGAGAGGAAACGCTTCTTGTTCATGAAAATGAATCTGTTTATCTGCCCATGGGGGTCAAACATAGAGTGTCAAACCCTGGCAAAATTGAATTGCATTTAGTCGAAGTCCAAACAGGCAGTTATTTGGGTGAAGATGATATTGTGCGTCTCGATGACGCTTATGGTCGTCATACTAAAAGCGCCTAGAATATTAGATTTATTTTTGACGTTCTTTTAATTCTTTCATACGAATGGCGCGCATCTCTTCGAAAGGACCATGGCGACATCCTGGTTCAAAAAGATCTATAAAAAGCTGCCCATTGAGATGACCAATTTCGTGTTGCAGCAAACGTGCATGAAATCCTTGGGCGATCCCATGAATAAGGTTTCCTTCTGGATCAAACCCTTGATATTCAATTTCAATGAAACGAGGGACTTCCCCGTATTGCTGACTGACAGAAAAACAGGCTTCCCAATCAATCCTCTTTCCCTTCTCTAGATGTGGCATGTAG
The sequence above is drawn from the Candidatus Nucleicultrix amoebiphila FS5 genome and encodes:
- the gmd gene encoding GDP-mannose 4,6-dehydratase, which encodes MKRIAFVTGITGQDGAYLADLLLKKDYVVHGLQRRSSLPNTARIENYLENKNFHLHYGDMTDSTNLIRLIKEINPTEIYNLAAQSHVAVSFETPEYTANADAVGALRLLEAIRILGMEKTTKFYQASTSELYGLVQETPQKETTPFYPRSPYAAAKLYAYWITVNYREAYDIFSVNGILFNHESPLRGETFVTRKITKGIASIINGRQKCITLGNLDAKRDWGHAKDFVKGMWLMMQHSTPEDFVLATGETYSVRQFVEKAFSLVNIHIRWQGQGINEEGINSKTGDVLVKIDKKYYRPTEVDLLLGNAEKAQKKLGWKPTVTFEELVKEMMHEDCLECSLQTSSPNTQTSMA
- a CDS encoding GDP-L-fucose synthase family protein, which codes for MFTLTHKKVWVAGHRGMVGKALVKSLTHESCEVLTVDRTHLDLTSQIKVDEWMSANKPDVVIIAAAKVGGIHANNTYPAHFLYENMMIASNIIHAAYVQNVQKLLFLGSSCIYPRLAKQPMNENELLTGPLEPTNQWYAIAKISGLKMAEAYRYQYGCDFISAMPTNLYGIGDTYHLENSHVIPALIMKIHEAKQNNAKSVTLWGTGDVFREFLFVDDLADACVHLLKKYSDFSPVNIGTGEDMKISHLANMIADVIGYKGQFIYDDSKPNGTPRKLLDVSKIKQLGWQAKMSLRDGLKIAYEDYKGRSL
- a CDS encoding mannose-1-phosphate guanylyltransferase/mannose-6-phosphate isomerase; translated protein: MKVSPIIIAGGSGTRLWPLSRSNYPKQFLTLEGELSLLQSLAKSLQHKLFNAPLLMCNEDHRFIVSEQLRLIDVKPQEIVLEPSLRNTAPAIAVACLLQNAKDNIVLILPSDHVIRPYEKFIETVQDSLVLAESGHIVLFGITPDQPSPDYGYIQAKNTTDLTTGFKIEKFIEKPTKDNAAELLKQKGMFWNSGIFLSKASVLLEELKKFSPNIVTQTQKSVKDSRKDLDFIRLDASSYSNAECISIDYAVMEKSNKTCVVPAAFEWSDLGSWKSLYDFKAKNTEGNVIKGDVITHNVKNSFIEGEGILVSAIGIENLVVVACPDSVLVVDQAHTHQVKEITTQLKNNNRSQADSHSKVYRPWGFYQVTDMGERFQVKRLMIKPGQETSIQIHHHRSEHWVVVNGVAKVLKGEETLLVHENESVYLPMGVKHRVSNPGKIELHLVEVQTGSYLGEDDIVRLDDAYGRHTKSA
- a CDS encoding peptide deformylase translates to MNQNQIKKLSFVVVEDKSPVAHVLRVPAKILTFPLSAEDKEDLDILTAKFFATENCAGLAAPQIGIGKSMIIYSVDEEVKNYRNDVDEVIKPRVLINPSYMPHLEKGKRIDWEACFSVSQQYGEVPRFIEIEYQGFDPEGNLIHGIAQGFHARLLQHEIGHLNGQLFIDLFEPGCRHGPFEEMRAIRMKELKERQK